From the Musa acuminata AAA Group cultivar baxijiao chromosome BXJ3-7, Cavendish_Baxijiao_AAA, whole genome shotgun sequence genome, one window contains:
- the LOC135585109 gene encoding E2F transcription factor-like E2FE isoform X2, with the protein MSSSPSRFLDSGSKHHSYCRKQKSLGVLCSNFVSLYDRDGVELVGLDYAARQLGVERRRIYDIVNVMESVGVLARKAKNKYSWIGFSGIPKALKELKEEALRAISGSDGPCEKEVLEDEDDDSEGQNHDDGDEKFSKMDNASSSSGNHICKARSATDNRKEKSLGLLTRNFVKLFLTSDVDTISLDEAARLLLGDISDLSNMRTKVRRLYDIANVLSSMSLIEKIQVEARKPAFRWLGTEGKPKTDTGGTFAPPPIVKPLNKRAFGNEITNVDMKRSRLCCTVSKKPGKAQMRSDDLKECNLTAQKQLITKSGYVFGPFCPAGMTKVDGDVEGKGERSTQDWESLACSLRPQYHNQALNELFTHYMEAWKSWYSELAQGSYNL; encoded by the exons ATGTCTTCTTCTCCCTCTCGGTTCTTGGATTCTGGGTCGAAGCATCACAGCTACTGCCGGAAGCAGAAGTCCTTGGGCGTCTTGTGTTCCAA TTTCGTGAGCTTGTACGATCGGGATGGCGTCGAATTGGTGGGTCTCGATTACGCTGCAAGGCAGCTTGGCGTCGAGAGGCGGCGGATCTACGATATTGTCAACGTTATGGAGAGCGTCGGG GTTCTTGCAAGGAAGGCGAAGAATAAGTACTCTTGGATAGGGTTTTCGGGGATCCCAAAGGCATTGAAGGAACTCAAG GAGGAGGCGCTGAGGGCAATCTCCGGCTCTGATGGCCCATGTGAAAAA GAAGTTCTTGAGGATGAAGATGACGACAGTGAAGGCCAGAATCATGATGACGGGGATGAGAAATTTAGCAAAATGGataatgcttcttcttcttcagggaATCATATTTGCAAGGCCCGATCTG CTACCGACAACAGGAAGGAGAAATCCTTGGGCCTGCTCACCCGGAACTTCGTGAAGCTTTTTCTAACCTCAGAC GTAGACACAATCTCACTTGATGAAGCTGCAAGACTACTACTCGGTGATATCAGCGACCTATCTAATATGAGAA CAAAGGTTCGACGTCTGTATGACATAGCAAATGTGTTGTCCTCCATGAGTTTAATCGAGAAG ATACAAGTTGAAGCTAGGAAACCAGCCTTCAGATGGTTGGGAACAGAAGGCAAGCCTAAGACGGATACTGGTGGGACATTTGCTCCTCCCCCAATTGTAAAGCCGTTGAATAAGAGAGCATTTGGAAATGAGATCACTAATGTAGACATGAAAAGATCTAGGTTGTGTTGTACAGTGAGTAAGAAGCCTGGCAAGGCACAAATGAGGAGTGATGACTTGAAGGAATGCAATTTGACAGCACAAAAGCAATTGATCACGAAGAGCGGGTATGTTTTTGGTCCCTTCTGCCCTGCTGGGATGACAAAAGTGGATGGTGATGTTGAGGGAAAAGGTGAGAGAAGTACACAAGATTGGGAGAGCTTGGCATGTTCCTTGCGTCCGCAATATCACAACCAAG CACTGAATGAGCTTTTTACTCATTACATGGAAGCATGGAAATCGTGGTATTCTGAACTCGCTCAAGGAAGCTATAATTTGTGA
- the LOC135643468 gene encoding pyrophosphate--fructose 6-phosphate 1-phosphotransferase subunit beta-like, whose amino-acid sequence MAFANSVLPKGGGKSPSPGRLASVYSEVQTDRLHHPLPLPSVLKGPFKLLDGPPSSAAGNPDEIAKLFPNMFGQPSAKLVPTGSVPADLPQGLKIGVVLSGGQAPGGHNVISGVFDYLQERAKRSTLYGFKGGPAGIMKCKYVELTPEFIYPYRNQGGFDMICSGRDKIETPEQFKQAEETAMKLDLDGLLVIGGDDSNTNACLLAENFRQKNMKTRVIGCPKTIDGDLKCKEVPASFGFDTACKIYSEMIGNVMTDARSTGKYYHFVRLMGRAASHITLECALQTHPNIAIIGEEVAAKKQTLKNVTDYITDIICKRAKLGYNYGVILIPEGLIDFIPEVQQLIAELNEILAHDVVDKEGLWKKKLQQQSQLLFEFLPQAIQEQLLLERDPHGNVQVAKIETEKMLISMVETELEKRKSEGTYAGHFKGQSHFFGYEGRCGLPTNFDAAYCYALGYAAGALLHSGKTGLISSVGNLDAPVDEWTVGGTALTSLMDVERRHGKFKPVIKKAMVELEGAPFRKFASMRDEWAVDSRYISPGPIQFIGPGSNNVNHTLLLELGAQA is encoded by the exons ATGGCCTTCGCGAACTCTGTCCTCCCCAAGGGTGGCGGCAAGAGCCCCTCTCCCGGCCGCCTCGCTTCTGTCTACAGCGAAGTGCAGACCGACCGTCTCCACCACCCGCTCCCTCTCCCTTCCGTTCTCAAGGGCCCGTTCAAGCTCCTCGATGGCCCCCCGAGCTCCGCCGCCGGCAACCCAG ATGAGATCGCCAAGTTGTTTCCTAATATGTTTGGTCAGCCAtcggcaaagttggtgccgacGGGCTCGGTTCCTGCGGATTTGCCCCAAGGTTTGAAGATCGGCGTCGTCTTGTCTGGTGGCCAGGCTCCCGGTGGACACAATGTCATCTCTGGGGTCTTCG ATTACCTACAGGAACGCGCTAAGAGAAGCACCTTGTATGGTTTCAAGGGAGGTCCGGCAGGGATTATGAAGTGCAAATATGTGGAGCTGACTCCAGAGTTCATCTATCCTTACAGAAACCAG GGTGGGTTTGATATGATCTGCAGTGGAAGGGACAAGATTGAAACCCCAGAACAG TTTAAGCAAGCGGAGGAGACAGCTATGAAACTCGATTTGGATGGACTTCTTGTTATCGGTGGAGATGACTCCAATACGAATGCATGTCTCCTTGCTGAAAATTTTAG GCAAAAGAATATGAAAACTCGGGTTATTGGATGCCCAAAAACAATTGATGGAGATTTGAAATGCAAGGAAGTTCCAGCAAGTTTTGGATTTGACACAGCTTGCAAG atatattctgaaatgataGGAAATGTCATGACTGATGCACGGTCAACTGGAAAATATTATCACT TTGTAAGGTTAATGGGGCGTGCTGCTTCTCACATTACATTGGAGTGTGCTTTGCAAACACACCCGAATATTGCTATCATTGGCGAAGAG GTGGCTGCCAAGAAGCAAACACTCAAGAATGTGACGGACTACATTACTGACATAATCTGTAAGCGTGCAAAACTTGGCTACAATTATGGTGTCATACTTATTCCAGAAGGATTAATTGACTTCATTCCTGAG gttCAGCAGCTTATtgcagaattaaatgaaatcctAGCTCATGATGTAGTTGACAAAGAGGGATTGTGGAAAAAGAAACTTCAACAACAGTCTCAGCTGCTATTTGAATTCCTTCCCCAAGCAATCCAAGAGCAGCTGTTGCTAGAAAGAGATCCACATGGAAATGTACAG GTTGCCAAAATTGAAACTGAGAAAATGCTTATCTCCATGGTCGAAACTGAATTGGAGAAGAGAAAGTCTGAGGGTACATATGCTGGACACTTCAAAGGACAATCCCACTTTTTTGG ATATGAGGGAAGATGTGGCTTGCCTACAAATTTTGATGCCGCTTATTGCTATGCATTGGGTTATGCTGCTGGAGCTTTATTACATTCTGGGAAAACAGGCCTCATATCCTCA GTTGGCAACTTAGATGCCCCCGTTGATGAATGGACTGTTGGAGGCACTGCATTGACTTCATTAATGGATGTTGAGAGGAGACATG GTAAGTTCAAGCCAGTGATCAAGAAGGCAATGGTGGAGCTGGAAG GTGCACCATTTAGAAAGTTTGCATCCATGCGAGATGAGTGGGCTGTCGATAGCAGATACATTAGCCCTG GTCCTATTCAGTTTATTGGTCCAGGATCTAACAATGTTAATCACACCCTACTTCTGGAACTTGGAGCCCAGGCTTAG
- the LOC135643550 gene encoding probable tyrosine-protein phosphatase DSP4, translated as MAPTSGSSVSRSCSYDHFFPTRVQPSNLTASLAAVDMGMARIPEEFVVQQAIEEDDCNSHRSPSSKVTAAVAEGVFVPPLNFAMVNDGVFRSGFPETTNFRFLETLELRSIVYLCPEPYPEVNKEFLESNSIRLFQFGIEGRKEPFVNIPGERIREALEVVLDAKNHPLLIHCKRGKHRTGCVVGCLRKLQKWCLSSVFDEYQRFAAAKARVCDLRFMELFDASSMKLLST; from the exons ATGGCACCCACCTCAGGTAGCTCTGTGTCCAGAAGCTGCAGCTACGACCATTTCTTTCCAAC GCGAGTTCAGCCTTCAAATTTGACCGCCTCTCTTGCCGCAGTTGATATGGGGATGGCAAGAATTCCGGAGGAGTTCGTGGTCCAGCAGGCGATCGAAGAAGACGACTGCAATAGTCATCGATCACCCAGCTCGAAAGTAACAGCGGCAGTGGCGGAGGGGGTGTTCGTCCCGCCGCTGAACTTTGCCATGGTCAACGACGGAGTCTTCCGGTCGGGGTTCCCCGAGACCACCAACTTCCGCTTTCTGGAGACCCTCGAGCTCCGGTCGATCGT ATATCTCTGCCCGGAGCCGTACCCGGAGGTGAACAAGGAGTTCCTCGAGTCCAACAGTATCAGGCTCTTCCAGTTTGGGATCGAAGGTCGCAAG GAACCCTTCGTCAACATCCCAGGAGAGAGGATTCGAGAGGCTCTCGAAGTTGTCCTCG ATGCCAAGAACCACCCGTTGCTTATCCATTGCAAAAGAGGAAAG CATCGAACAGGTTGCGTCGTAGGGTGTCTGAGGAAGCTACAAAAGTGGTGCTTGAGTTCGGTATTCGACGAGTACCAGCGGTTTGCTGCTGCCAAAGCAAGAGTTTGCGATCTGAGGTTTATGGAGCTGTTCGACGCATCGAGCATGAAGCTGCTGTCGACTTAG
- the LOC135585109 gene encoding E2F transcription factor-like E2FE isoform X1: MSSSPSRFLDSGSKHHSYCRKQKSLGVLCSNFVSLYDRDGVELVGLDYAARQLGVERRRIYDIVNVMESVGVLARKAKNKYSWIGFSGIPKALKELKEEALRAISGSDGPCEKEVLEDEDDDSEGQNHDDGDEKFSKMDNASSSSGNHICKARSATDNRKEKSLGLLTRNFVKLFLTSDVDTISLDEAARLLLGDISDLSNMRSYNAAKVRRLYDIANVLSSMSLIEKIQVEARKPAFRWLGTEGKPKTDTGGTFAPPPIVKPLNKRAFGNEITNVDMKRSRLCCTVSKKPGKAQMRSDDLKECNLTAQKQLITKSGYVFGPFCPAGMTKVDGDVEGKGERSTQDWESLACSLRPQYHNQALNELFTHYMEAWKSWYSELAQGSYNL; the protein is encoded by the exons ATGTCTTCTTCTCCCTCTCGGTTCTTGGATTCTGGGTCGAAGCATCACAGCTACTGCCGGAAGCAGAAGTCCTTGGGCGTCTTGTGTTCCAA TTTCGTGAGCTTGTACGATCGGGATGGCGTCGAATTGGTGGGTCTCGATTACGCTGCAAGGCAGCTTGGCGTCGAGAGGCGGCGGATCTACGATATTGTCAACGTTATGGAGAGCGTCGGG GTTCTTGCAAGGAAGGCGAAGAATAAGTACTCTTGGATAGGGTTTTCGGGGATCCCAAAGGCATTGAAGGAACTCAAG GAGGAGGCGCTGAGGGCAATCTCCGGCTCTGATGGCCCATGTGAAAAA GAAGTTCTTGAGGATGAAGATGACGACAGTGAAGGCCAGAATCATGATGACGGGGATGAGAAATTTAGCAAAATGGataatgcttcttcttcttcagggaATCATATTTGCAAGGCCCGATCTG CTACCGACAACAGGAAGGAGAAATCCTTGGGCCTGCTCACCCGGAACTTCGTGAAGCTTTTTCTAACCTCAGAC GTAGACACAATCTCACTTGATGAAGCTGCAAGACTACTACTCGGTGATATCAGCGACCTATCTAATATGAGAA GTTACAATGCAGCAAAGGTTCGACGTCTGTATGACATAGCAAATGTGTTGTCCTCCATGAGTTTAATCGAGAAG ATACAAGTTGAAGCTAGGAAACCAGCCTTCAGATGGTTGGGAACAGAAGGCAAGCCTAAGACGGATACTGGTGGGACATTTGCTCCTCCCCCAATTGTAAAGCCGTTGAATAAGAGAGCATTTGGAAATGAGATCACTAATGTAGACATGAAAAGATCTAGGTTGTGTTGTACAGTGAGTAAGAAGCCTGGCAAGGCACAAATGAGGAGTGATGACTTGAAGGAATGCAATTTGACAGCACAAAAGCAATTGATCACGAAGAGCGGGTATGTTTTTGGTCCCTTCTGCCCTGCTGGGATGACAAAAGTGGATGGTGATGTTGAGGGAAAAGGTGAGAGAAGTACACAAGATTGGGAGAGCTTGGCATGTTCCTTGCGTCCGCAATATCACAACCAAG CACTGAATGAGCTTTTTACTCATTACATGGAAGCATGGAAATCGTGGTATTCTGAACTCGCTCAAGGAAGCTATAATTTGTGA